A DNA window from Mesorhizobium sp. C432A contains the following coding sequences:
- the lspA gene encoding signal peptidase II has translation MKSWSPYALLVMVAIALDQWIKHLIETGLVFQEKLDLVPFLALFRTYNTGIAFSMFSSFGDTGLVVIAVVVVAFVLYLATRTPSGHVLARIGFALIIGGAIGNLIDRAVYGHVIDYILFHTPVWSFAVFNLADAFISVGAALVVFDEFIGWRREAKPQGPEA, from the coding sequence GTGAAATCATGGTCTCCCTATGCGCTGCTGGTGATGGTGGCAATCGCGCTCGACCAGTGGATAAAGCATCTGATCGAGACCGGCCTCGTCTTCCAGGAAAAGCTCGACCTGGTGCCATTCCTGGCGCTGTTTCGCACCTACAATACCGGCATCGCCTTCTCGATGTTCTCGTCCTTCGGCGACACCGGCCTGGTCGTCATCGCGGTCGTGGTCGTTGCCTTCGTGCTTTATCTGGCGACGCGCACGCCCTCCGGCCATGTGCTGGCCCGCATCGGCTTTGCCCTGATCATCGGCGGCGCGATCGGCAATCTGATCGACCGCGCCGTCTACGGCCACGTCATCGACTATATATTATTCCACACGCCGGTATGGTCCTTCGCCGTCTTCAACCTTGCCGATGCCTTCATTTCGGTCGGCGCGGCGCTGGTCGTCTTCGACGAGTTCATCGGCTGGCGGCGCGAGGCCAAGCCGCAAGGCCCAGAAGCCTGA